A window from Streptomyces subrutilus encodes these proteins:
- a CDS encoding TetR/AcrR family transcriptional regulator, giving the protein MSPKQQRGEATVEQVLDATLRLYASWGESGLSLGAITKASGVSSGSIYHHFGSLDGVVTALAQRSLEQLLTTLAEALLRAVDARSGIQAVVRAYLDFAQAHPDAARLMHSVTADREGMAHARQIRDSQEARLAPIALWIEAHQETGELADLSVPMIESLVLGPVVGAVRRWLTVGDIDLEEAGAALPEHIWRSVRS; this is encoded by the coding sequence TCCTGGACGCGACCCTCCGCCTCTACGCCTCGTGGGGGGAGTCCGGCCTCTCGCTCGGCGCCATCACCAAGGCCAGCGGGGTCAGTTCCGGCAGCATCTACCACCACTTCGGCAGTCTCGACGGCGTGGTCACCGCGCTGGCACAGCGCTCGTTGGAACAGCTTCTGACGACACTCGCGGAAGCGCTGCTCCGGGCCGTCGACGCCCGTTCCGGGATCCAGGCCGTGGTGCGGGCCTACCTGGATTTCGCGCAGGCCCATCCGGACGCGGCCCGCCTCATGCACTCCGTCACCGCCGATCGCGAGGGCATGGCCCACGCGAGGCAGATCCGCGACTCGCAGGAGGCCAGGCTGGCACCGATCGCCCTCTGGATCGAGGCGCACCAGGAGACCGGCGAACTCGCCGACCTCTCCGTCCCGATGATCGAATCCCTCGTCCTGGGCCCTGTCGTCGGCGCCGTCCGCCGCTGGCTCACGGTGGGCGACATCGACCTGGAAGAGGCCGGCGCCGCACTGCCCGAACACATCTGGCGGTCGGTCCGGAGCTAG